Proteins from a genomic interval of Sugiyamaella lignohabitans strain CBS 10342 chromosome C, complete sequence:
- the RPL19A gene encoding ribosomal 60S subunit protein L19A (Ribosomal 60S subunit protein L19A; rpl19a and rpl19b single null mutations result in slow growth, while the double null mutation is lethal; homologous to mammalian ribosomal protein L19, no bacterial homolog; RPL19A has a paralog, RPL19B, that arose from the whole genome duplication; GO_component: GO:0005737 - cytoplasm [Evidence IEA,IEA]; GO_component: GO:0022625 - cytosolic large ribosomal subunit [Evidence IDA] [PMID 11983894]; GO_component: GO:0005622 - intracellular [Evidence IEA]; GO_component: GO:0030529 - ribonucleoprotein complex [Evidence IEA]; GO_component: GO:0005840 - ribosome [Evidence IEA,IEA]; GO_function: GO:0003735 - structural constituent of ribosome [Evidence IEA]; GO_function: GO:0003735 - structural constituent of ribosome [Evidence IC] [PMID 11983894]; GO_process: GO:0002181 - cytoplasmic translation [Evidence IC] [PMID 11983894]; GO_process: GO:0006412 - translation [Evidence IEA]), which translates to MPSQVLWMRRLRVLRRLLVKYRDSGKIDKHLYHELYKLAKGNTFKHKRQVIEHVIKAKAQAARERALKDESEARRLRNRAARDRRQQRVAEKREALLRDD; encoded by the coding sequence ATGCCCTCTCAAGTACTCTGGATGAGACGTCTCCGAGTCTTGCGTCGTTTGCTCGTCAAGTACAGAGACTCTGGCAAGATCGACAAGCACCTGTACCACGAACTCTACAAGCTCGCCAAGGGTAACACATTCAAGCACAAGCGTCAAGTCATTGAGCACGTCATCAAGGCCAAGGCCCAAGCCGCCCGTGAGCGTGCCCTCAAGGACGAGTCCGAGGCCCGTCGTCTCCGTAACCGTGCCGCTAGAGATAGAAGACAACAACGTGTTGCCGAGAAGAGAGAGGCCCTTCTCCGAGACGATTAA
- the DNF3 gene encoding aminophospholipid-translocating P4-type ATPase DNF3 (Trans-golgi network aminophospholipid translocase (flippase); maintains membrane lipid asymmetry in post-Golgi secretory vesicles; localizes to the trans-Golgi network; likely involved in protein transport; type 4 P-type ATPase; GO_component: GO:0016021 - integral component of membrane [Evidence IEA,IEA]; GO_component: GO:0016021 - integral component of membrane [Evidence ISM] [PMID 12192589]; GO_component: GO:0016020 - membrane [Evidence IEA,IEA]; GO_component: GO:0005802 - trans-Golgi network [Evidence IDA] [PMID 17093059]; GO_component: GO:0030140 - trans-Golgi network transport vesicle [Evidence IDA] [PMID 12221123]; GO_function: GO:0005524 - ATP binding [Evidence IEA,IEA]; GO_function: GO:0019829 - cation-transporting ATPase activity [Evidence IEA]; GO_function: GO:0016787 - hydrolase activity [Evidence IEA]; GO_function: GO:0000287 - magnesium ion binding [Evidence IEA]; GO_function: GO:0046872 - metal ion binding [Evidence IEA]; GO_function: GO:0000166 - nucleotide binding [Evidence IEA,IEA]; GO_function: GO:0004012 - phospholipid-translocating ATPase activity [Evidence IEA,IEA]; GO_function: GO:0004012 - phospholipid-translocating ATPase activity [Evidence IGI,IMP] [PMID 16452632]; GO_process: GO:0006812 - cation transport [Evidence IEA]; GO_process: GO:0006886 - intracellular protein transport [Evidence IGI] [PMID 12221123]; GO_process: GO:0008152 - metabolic process [Evidence IEA]; GO_process: GO:0045332 - phospholipid translocation [Evidence IMP] [PMID 16452632]; GO_process: GO:0015914 - phospholipid transport [Evidence IEA]) has product MPEYQRDHSHDGADPPGRPHGQNQNQNERPPSFGASRNSSSPLASSAGDASDGISALPSSNSRPQQQQQTGSEPIARRARGYSLRSQLFAKSMMAATKDTLSFSSSSQPKPVDSGVGAGPGTSHLDAGSNSEDPGMELTESFHTGNNQNNPFSIGNANNNLANNNNSSNRDESYADRPPSIELLQLDDNNNSSNNNSNNNMLLHPTAFHRHVHSTTSSNINDDSGLIKKKHGNNSVNASSSDLLPNYSSWARNKGTRRFNRMFSGSPTLKRKGLAWFTSAREFVLNKKKMPESTGGRGIPIQVKPRNTPPLIDDRTNKPHCDNNITSSIYTPYNFLPRQIIFQFSKLANV; this is encoded by the coding sequence ATGCCGGAATATCAGCGGGACCATTCGCACGACGGGGCAGACCCACCAGGCCGGCCGCACGGCCAgaatcagaaccagaacgAGAGGCCGCCGTCTTTTGGCGCGAGTAGGAATTCCAGTTCGCCGTTGGCTTCGTCGGCTGGCGATGCCAGTGACGGGATCAGTGCGCTGCCGTCGTCGAATTCCCGgcctcagcagcagcagcagactggTTCAGAGCCCATTGCTCGAAGAGCAAGAGGGTATAGTTTGAGAAGCCAGTTGTTTGCCAAGTCGATGATGGCTGCTACGAAAGATACTCTGTCATTTtcgagcagcagccagccgAAACCGGTCGATTCAGGGGTAGGTGCAGGACCCGGTACATCCCATTTGGATGCCGGTAGCAACTCTGAGGACCCTGGAATGGAACTGACCGAGTCTTTCCACACCGGTAATAATCAAAATAACCCTTTTAGCATTGGAAATGCGAATAACAATCTcgccaataacaacaacagcagtaatAGAGACGAGAGCTATGCCGACAGACCGCCATCAATAGAGCTTCTCCAGCTTGACgacaacaataacagcagcaacaataacagtaataataacatGTTGCTGCACCCCACAGCATTTCACCGCCATGTCCATTCGaccaccagtagcaatatCAATGATGACAGTGGACTAATTAAGAAGAAACACGGTAACAACAGCGTCAACGCATCGAGCTCCGATCTGCTCCCGAACTACTCATCATGGGCTCGTAATAAAGGCACTCGACGGTTCAACAGAATGTTCTCGGGTTCACCAACCCTGAAACGAAAAGGTCTGGCATGGTTCACATCGGCCAGAGAGTTCGTTCtcaacaaaaagaagatgccCGAGAGCACTGGCGGCCGAGGCATCCCCATCCAAGTCAAACCCCGCAACACGCCGCCTCTAATCGACGACCGAACAAACAAACCCCACTGcgacaacaacatcacGTCATCCATCTACACCCCCTACAACTTCCTGCCTCGACAGATCATCTTCCAGTTCTCTAAACTGGCCAATGTGTAA
- the OYE2 gene encoding Oye2p (Conserved NADPH oxidoreductase containing flavin mononucleotide (FMN); responsible for geraniol reduction into citronellol during fermentation; homologous to Oye3p with different ligand binding and catalytic properties; may be involved in sterol metabolism, oxidative stress response, and programmed cell death; protein abundance increases in response to DNA replication stress; GO_component: GO:0005737 - cytoplasm [Evidence IDA] [PMID 14562095]; GO_component: GO:0005739 - mitochondrion [Evidence IDA] [PMID 14576278]; GO_component: GO:0005739 - mitochondrion [Evidence IDA] [PMID 16823961]; GO_component: GO:0005739 - mitochondrion [Evidence IDA] [PMID 17897954]; GO_component: GO:0005634 - nucleus [Evidence IDA] [PMID 14562095]; GO_function: GO:0010181 - FMN binding [Evidence IEA]; GO_function: GO:0003959 - NADPH dehydrogenase activity [Evidence IEA]; GO_function: GO:0003959 - NADPH dehydrogenase activity [Evidence IDA,ISS] [PMID 8454584]; GO_function: GO:0003824 - catalytic activity [Evidence IEA]; GO_function: GO:0016491 - oxidoreductase activity [Evidence IEA,IEA]; GO_function: GO:0018548 - pentaerythritol trinitrate reductase activity [Evidence IEA]; GO_function: GO:0052690 - trichloro-p-hydroquinone reductive dehalogenase activity [Evidence IEA]; GO_process: GO:0006915 - apoptotic process [Evidence IMP] [PMID 17897954]; GO_process: GO:0055114 - oxidation-reduction process [Evidence IEA,IEA]): protein MSRFETYPITYRARRIESRFLVMAGSVSPLFQPIKVGRATLQHRVAMAPLTRRRSPNHVPTDLVAEYYEQRASRPGTLIITEAAFIAKKAGGLSGAPGIWSQEQITAWKKVFDRIRAKQSFAFVQLWALGNRAYIPDLEEDGIKNYYVSASDVKARDDTPNPRPLTKSEIKEYIELYAQAAKNAIAAGASGVELHSANG, encoded by the coding sequence ATGTCGCGATTCGAGACTTATCCGATTACATATCGTGCAAGACGCATTGAGAGCAGGTTTTTGGTCATGGCTGGGTCGGTGTCTCCTCTGTTTCAACCTATAAAAGTCGGTAGAGCCACTCTGCAACACAGAGTGGCCATGGCTCCATTGACAAGACGGCGGTCGCCGAACCACGTTCCTACTGACCTCGTAGCAGAGTATTACGAACAGCGGGCGTCGAGACCAGGTACTCTTATTATTACAGAGGCAGCATTTATTGCAAAGAAAGCAGGTGGTCTCAGTGGTGCTCCTGGGATATGGTCTCAAGAACAGATTACTGCATGGAAGAAAGTGTTTGATAGAATTCGTGCCAAACAGTCGTTTGCGTTTGTCCAGCTGTGGGCTCTTGGTAACAGAGCATACATCCCCGATCTCGAGGAAGATGGGATTAAAAACTATTACGTTTCAGCGTCAGACGTCAAAGCAAGAGACGACACCCCTAATCCACGACCACTCACCAAATCCGAAATCAAGGAGTATATCGAGCTGTATGCTCAGGCGGCCAAGAACGCCATTGCAGCAGGAGCTTCAGGTGTCGAACTCCATTCAGCCAACGGGTAA